The Anastrepha ludens isolate Willacy chromosome X, idAnaLude1.1, whole genome shotgun sequence genome includes a window with the following:
- the LOC128869749 gene encoding putative nuclease HARBI1 gives MGYPQCIGAIDGCHIEIHPRKEEAIDYYNYKGWYSVILLALVDAKYRFVYIHCGSPGRCNDSSIFEKSSLKRELQSCALLDELSLQYGSTKIPVHIIGDSAFRLSQHLMKPYPHSVTNTPEQKKFNYRLSKCRRVVENAFGHLKARFRRIGKGVDNHIKNVNTVISCACVLHNFLIAEKDLILENWLVEMHRDSRRNIQYGAHGVDRSEGESIRNALKEYFSE, from the exons ATGGGCTATCCACAATGTATTGGAGCAATAG ATGGATGTCATATTGAAATTCATCCAAGAAAGGAAGAAGCCATTGATTACTACAACTACAAAGGGTGGTATTCCGTAATACTATTGGCTTTGGTAGACGCAAAATATAGATTTGTTTATATACATTGCGGCAGTCCTGGAAGATGCAACGACtcctcaatttttgaaaaatcatcgcTAAAGCGCGAGTTGCAAAGTTGTGCACTTCTTGATGAATTGAGCTTGCAGTATGGATCCACAAAAATACCAGTCCATATTATAGGGGACTCTGCTTTTCGTCTCTCTCAGCATTTAATGAAGCCATATCCGCATAGTGTGACCAATACAcccgaacaaaaaaaattcaactatagATTGTCTAAGTGCCGGCGTGTTGTGGAAAATGCTTTTGGCCATTTAAAAGCCCG ATTTAGGAGAATTGGAAAAGGCGTGGATAACCACATCAAAAATGTAAACACAGTTATTTCATGTGCATgtgttttacataattttttgattgctgagaaggatttaattttggaaaattggcTAGTGGAAATGCATCGCGATTCCAGGCGCAATATTCAATACGGCGCCCATGGAGTTGACCGATCTGAAGGAGAATCGATAAGAAATGCGTTAAAGGAATATTTCAGTGagtaa